A genome region from Lytechinus pictus isolate F3 Inbred chromosome 14, Lp3.0, whole genome shotgun sequence includes the following:
- the LOC129275926 gene encoding DDB1- and CUL4-associated factor 17-like — protein sequence MKPRNNAVLQVRSKERRMQNLMRTNYRIVRNFICQDDVNFKQVRQMQSSSLVSYESNRLYADNYRRCYSWCGHNGKPSRLYKLPKVPAKEKVEDALVCEFHPEDANDDTRPHLITLTKDKWIIRRDLNTGRVLQSVYLHPRLNFSYLSWNEEGFSFIVKTTKSQTNQFMRAADVQSNILLTMAVFTIYPLELKACMEIDCRVFGTDTTGAHLDGGNILFTSHQRGLVRFYSFERILDEHPSELRLGDDFPSGDAEGCKIGAFPHGIPITLKLKEKPAVLFEVRCFEHDINFGGFPWHFMMSPPTQRGDPSEIKVYSLENKELAINGTLERNIVAADNGVPTSFFYLDGSDRIINTKMRSLSVLKFKQHEDGRCELVEDHVINPWPYRDDRKLERKMKEMGTSLSSSGRLIRHRQYGAYYDEEASMYEAYSEEMINNFGCEIEMDILAISMATRDCDTDSLIGHVTLHDSPTGRLLKTFRMPGEWDENVEHHFSLDLDTLVHSYKERSGKWMCQVFRAQRKRKESSKRRTGKQPHRSRKRWHLL from the exons ATGAAACCTCGAAATAATGCTGTTTTGCAGGTCAGATCAAAGGAAAGACGAATGCAAAACCTAATGAGGACGAATTATCGCATTGTCAGGAATTTCATTTGTCAG gaTGATGTCAATTTCAAGCAAGTGAGGCAAATGCAGTCATCAAGCTTAGTATCTTATGAAAG CAATCGTCTCTATGCCGACAACTACAGAAGATGCTATTCTTG GTGTGGTCACAATGGAAAACCATCGCGTCTTTACAAGCTTCCCAAGGTCCCAGCCAAAGAGAAGGTTGAAGATGCCCTTGTGTGTGAATTCCATCCG GAGGATGCAAATGACGACACCAGGCCACACCTTATCACTCTGACGAAAGATAAGTGGATTATAAGACGTGATCTCAACACAGGGCGTGTGCTCCAATCAGTCTACCTCCACCCTCGGCTCAACTTCAG CTATCTCAGTTGGAATGAGGAGGGattttcatttattgtcaaGACAACCAAATCACAAACTAATCAATTCATGAGAGCG GCTGATGTCCAATCTAACATTCTTCTTACAATGGCCGTATTCACTATCTATCCATTAGAGTTGAAGGCATGCATGGAAATCGATTGTAGG GTGTTTGGTACTGATACTACTGGTGCCCATTTAGACGGAGGCAACATCCTCTTCACTTCTCACCAACGAGGGCTTGTTCGGTTCTACAGCTTTGAGAGAATACTAGATGAG CACCCTAGTGAACTTCGTCTAGGAGATGACTTTCCAAGTGGTGATGCAGAAGGATGCAAGATTGGGGCATTTCCTCATGGAATACCTATCACACTCAAactcaaag AGAAACCAGCAGTGCTGTTTGAGGTGCGATGTTTTGAGCATGATATCAATTTTGGGGGATTCCCCTGGCATTTCATGATGTCACCGCCAACGCAAAGGGGAGATCCCAGCGAGATCAAGGTTTACAGTCTCGAAAACAAGGAACTG GCAATCAATGGTACGTTAGAACGCAACATTGTAGCTGCGGACAATGGCGTGCCCACATCTTTTTTCTATTTGGATGGTTCAGATCGCATCATCAACACTAAGATGCGTTCCCTTAG TGTACTGAAATTCAAGCAACATGAAGATGGGCGATGTGAGCTGGTGGAGGACCATGTGATAAATCCCTGGCCTTACCGCGACGATCGCAAGcttgagagaaaaatgaaagaaatgggaACATCGTTGTCAAGCAGTGGTAGACTTATTAGGCATCGGCAGTATGGCGCCTATTATGATGAGGAGGCCTCAATGTATGAAGCATACAGCGAGGAG ATGATTAATAACTTTGGCTGTGAAATTGAAATGGACATCTTAGCTATTTCTATGGCGACTCGAGACTGTGATACGGATAGTCTCATCGGCCACGTGACCCTCCATGACTCTCCAACGGGACGCCTCCTGAAGACATTCAGGATGCCTGGAGAATGGGATGAG AATGTGGAGCACCATTTTTCGCTGGACCTTGACACTTTGGTCCACAGCTACAAGGAGAGATCAGGGAAGTGGATGTGCCAGGTCTTCAGAGCTCAAAGAAAACGCAAGGAATCATCAAAGAGGAGAACCGGTAAACAACCCCACAGGTCCAGAAAAAGGTGGCATCTACTGTGA
- the LOC135156698 gene encoding LOW QUALITY PROTEIN: 3'-5' ssDNA/RNA exonuclease TatD-like (The sequence of the model RefSeq protein was modified relative to this genomic sequence to represent the inferred CDS: inserted 1 base in 1 codon; deleted 2 bases in 1 codon; substituted 2 bases at 2 genomic stop codons), whose translation MKGVKPAKGMGRGRGFARVSKGPITPGTFQPGTFHSKGRGRGLLNYLNREDVSLVDTPAPAPSSHSPPLLGFDSHFHPDRCGWYNKRKRKSMVTKYPVEIVGGVLNFCDPEFFMDPSFLSRVLDHSPPFTKRDGCWRLAVGIHPKQASQXTEVQWERLVXLLQNTFVVGVSELGFDFSVNSQWWPDQETLFLRLLGQGTQGRVLILHLRDDSNFLNNTAYAAHTLARRLLEKHXSLLQRIHLHNFSSDSLQARKWTAAFPYCYFGIPGMAAYFTTDQIQGLRAVPANRLILETDAPHLPPRPDMTVTSPENLGDVGAVVANLRGQPLAIIMAQTTYNAKQLYGLLG comes from the exons ATGAAAGGCGTTAAGCCAGCCAAAGGAATGGGGAGGGGAAGAGGGTTTGCAAGGGTCAGCAAGGGTCCCATTACACCCGGTACCTTTCAACCTGGTACTTTCCATAGTAAGGGGAGAGGAAGGGGTCTCCTTAATTACCTCAATAGAGAAGATGTCTCTTTAGTGGATACCCCCGCCCCTGCTCCTAGCTCCCATTCCCCGCCTCTACTAGGGTTCGATAGTCATTTCCACCCAGATAGGTGTGGTTGgtataataaaagaaagaggaagagcaTGGTGACAAAGTATCCGGTAGAGATTGTTGGTGGGGTCCTAAACTTCTGTGACCCGGAGTTCTTTATGGACCCCAGCTTTCTCTCCCGCGTGCTGGATCACAGCCCCCCATTTACGAAGAGGGATGGGTGCTGGAGGTTAGCAGTAGGAATACACCCTAAACAGGCCTCTCAGTAAACGGAGGTCCAGTGGGAGCGATTAG CATTGCTGCAAAATACCTTCGTGGTAGGTGTAAGTGAATTAGGTTTTGACTTTTCTGTCAACTCCCAGTGGTGGCCTGACCAGGAGACGCTCTTTTTGAGACTCCTTGGTCAGGGCACCCAAGGGAGAGTACTCATCCTGCACCTAAGGGACGATTCTAACTTTTTA AATAATACGGCATACGCGGCGCATACTTTGGCCCGCCGGCTTCTTGAAAAGCACTGATCCCTCCTCCAGAGGATACACCTCCACAATTTCTCTAGCGACTCGCTGCAAGCTAGAAAATGGACTGCTGCCTTTCCATATTGTTATTTTGGTATTCCTGGGATGGCAGCTTATTTCACAACGGATCAAATCCAAGGCCTTAGGGCCGTTCCCGCGAATCGGCTGATTTTGGAGACTGATGCTCCGCATCTTCCTCCTCGCCCAGACATGACGGTGACTTCACCTGAAAACCTGGGTGATGTGGGGGCGGTGGTAGCCAATCTGCGGGGACAGCCCTTGGCCATTATAATGGCCCAAACCACCTACAACGCTAAGCAACTGTATGGCCTGTTAGGGTAA